The following proteins are encoded in a genomic region of Vibrio spartinae:
- the luxO gene encoding quorum-sensing sigma-54 dependent transcriptional regulator LuxO encodes MQSEQLPQKSRYLLMVEDTASVAVLYRTYLEPLDIDINIVGTGKEALESLEKREPDLILLDLRLPDMTGMDVLHEVKRKYPDVPVIFMTAHGSIDTAVEAMRYGAQDFLIKPCEADRLRVTVNNAIRKASKIKSDSDDPRSQNYQGFIGSSQTMQAVYRTIDSAAASKASIFITGESGTGKEVCAEAIHAASRRGDKPFIAINCAAIPKDLIESELFGHVKGAFTGAATDRQGAAELADGGTLFLDELCEMDLDLQTKLLRFIQTGTFQKVGSSKMKSVDVRFVCATNRDPWKEVQEGRFREDLYYRLYVIPLHLPPLRERGDDVIEIAYSLLGYMSKEEEKDFVRLAAEVVERFRQYEWPGNVRQLQNVLRNVVVLNQGKEITLSMLPPPLNQPKESYLRLVQPMMEERKPSVHEIFPLWMTEKMAIENAIDACEGNIPKAAGYLEVSPSTIYRKLQSWNSEEKA; translated from the coding sequence ATGCAATCTGAACAATTACCACAAAAAAGTAGATATCTGCTGATGGTTGAAGATACAGCGTCTGTTGCCGTGCTGTATCGAACCTATCTTGAGCCTCTGGATATTGACATCAATATTGTCGGTACGGGGAAAGAGGCGTTAGAGAGTCTTGAAAAAAGAGAACCTGATCTGATTCTGCTCGATTTACGGCTTCCGGATATGACAGGCATGGATGTGTTACATGAGGTGAAACGGAAATACCCGGATGTTCCCGTCATTTTCATGACCGCTCATGGCTCAATTGATACGGCCGTCGAAGCCATGCGCTATGGTGCTCAGGATTTTCTAATTAAACCATGCGAAGCAGACCGATTACGAGTTACTGTAAATAATGCGATTCGTAAAGCTTCAAAAATTAAGAGTGATTCCGATGACCCGCGTAGCCAAAACTATCAGGGATTCATCGGCAGTAGTCAAACCATGCAGGCCGTTTATCGAACCATTGACTCTGCGGCAGCGAGTAAAGCCAGTATTTTTATCACCGGAGAAAGCGGTACCGGGAAAGAAGTGTGTGCTGAAGCTATTCATGCTGCAAGTCGGCGAGGTGATAAACCTTTCATTGCGATTAACTGTGCAGCCATTCCGAAAGATTTAATTGAAAGTGAACTATTCGGTCATGTTAAAGGTGCTTTTACGGGAGCAGCAACTGATCGACAAGGTGCTGCGGAGCTCGCTGATGGCGGGACTCTATTTCTGGATGAGCTCTGTGAGATGGATTTAGACTTACAGACTAAATTGTTGCGGTTTATCCAAACCGGTACGTTCCAGAAAGTCGGTTCATCAAAAATGAAAAGTGTTGATGTTCGCTTTGTCTGTGCGACAAACCGTGACCCGTGGAAAGAGGTTCAGGAAGGTCGTTTCCGGGAAGATTTGTACTATCGTTTATATGTGATCCCACTTCACCTGCCACCGCTTCGGGAGCGTGGTGATGATGTCATCGAAATTGCTTATTCTTTGCTCGGTTATATGTCCAAAGAAGAAGAGAAAGATTTTGTTCGCCTTGCCGCTGAAGTCGTGGAACGTTTTAGACAGTACGAATGGCCGGGCAATGTCCGTCAATTGCAGAATGTTTTACGTAATGTGGTTGTGCTGAATCAGGGTAAAGAAATCACGCTGAGTATGTTACCACCCCCATTGAATCAACCGAAAGAAAGTTATCTCCGTTTGGTTCAACCGATGATGGAAGAAAGGAAACCTTCAGTCCATGAAATATTTCCATTATGGATGACAGAAAAAATGGCAATCGAAAATGCCATTGACGCCTGTGAAGGAAATATTCCGAAAGCCGCAGGCTATCTGGAAGTGAGCCCTTCAACCATTTACCGCAAGTTACAGTCTTGGAATTCAGAAGAGAAAGCATAG
- the moaC gene encoding cyclic pyranopterin monophosphate synthase MoaC: MSQLTHINAAGEANMVDVSEKADSVREARAEALVYMAEETLQLILSGQHHKGDVFATARIAGIQAAKRTWELIPLCHPLLLSKVEVRLAAIETESCVRIESLCRLTGKTGVEMEALTAASVAALTVYDMCKAVQKDMVIGPVRLLEKSGGKSGHFKVES; this comes from the coding sequence ATGAGTCAACTCACCCATATTAATGCCGCTGGTGAAGCCAATATGGTGGATGTTTCCGAAAAAGCTGATTCAGTTCGTGAAGCAAGGGCCGAAGCATTGGTTTACATGGCGGAAGAAACATTACAATTGATCCTTTCCGGTCAGCATCATAAAGGGGATGTATTTGCGACCGCCCGTATCGCTGGGATTCAAGCCGCGAAACGAACCTGGGAACTGATCCCGCTTTGTCATCCACTGTTGTTATCGAAAGTGGAAGTCCGCTTGGCAGCAATCGAGACTGAATCGTGTGTCAGAATCGAATCTTTGTGTCGGTTGACAGGAAAAACAGGCGTTGAAATGGAAGCGTTGACAGCCGCATCTGTTGCCGCGCTGACGGTTTACGACATGTGTAAAGCCGTTCAGAAGGACATGGTCATCGGCCCCGTTCGATTACTGGAAAAGTCTGGAGGAAAATCAGGCCATTTTAAGGTGGAATCATGA
- the metG gene encoding methionine--tRNA ligase, with protein MATEPRKILVTCALPYANGSIHLGHMLEHIQADIWVRYQRLRGNVIHFICADDAHGTPIMLKAQQMGITPEEMIASVSQEHQQDFAGFDISFDNYHSTHSEENRELSSLIYQQLKTNGFISSRTISQLYDPEKEMFLPDRFVKGTCPKCHSEDQYGDNCDACGETYSPTDLINPKSAVSGATPVMKDSEHFFFDLPQFADMLKAWTRSGSLQTEMANKMQEWFESGLQQWDISRDAPYFGFEIPGESGKYFYVWLDAPIGYMGSFKNLCDRRDDLDFDEYWHKNSQAELYHFIGKDIVYFHSLFWPAMLEGSGFRKPDNVYVHGYVTVNGAKMSKSKGTFIKARTYLDHLDPECLRYYYAAKLNNRIDDLDLNLEDFTQRVNSDIVNKIVNLASRNAGFINKRFAGQLAATCVEPELYQTFIDAAEHIGELYENREFSRAIREITALADKANQYVDEKAPWVIAKQEGKEQELQAICSMGLNLFRVLMTYLKPVMPALAARSEAFLNQTLSWDAIQHPLVDHEIATFKALFSRIDPKQIEAMIDASKEAVEAERAIIQASAQEETELSKDPIAPEIEFDDFAKVDLRIAKILSCEAVPKANKLLKFQLDIGGEVRQVFSGIKAAYQPEELVGKYTVMVANLKPRKMKFGMSEGMILAAGPGGKELWILEPHEGARPGMRVM; from the coding sequence ATGGCAACTGAACCAAGAAAAATACTGGTAACTTGTGCCCTGCCGTATGCAAACGGTTCTATCCACTTGGGTCATATGCTGGAGCATATTCAAGCGGATATCTGGGTACGCTACCAACGCCTGCGCGGCAATGTCATTCACTTTATCTGTGCAGATGATGCACACGGTACCCCGATTATGCTGAAAGCGCAGCAGATGGGGATCACGCCAGAAGAAATGATTGCTTCGGTCAGTCAAGAACATCAGCAAGATTTTGCCGGTTTTGATATTAGCTTTGATAACTATCACAGCACGCACAGTGAAGAAAACCGTGAACTTTCTTCGCTGATTTACCAACAGCTCAAAACCAATGGATTTATTTCCAGCCGGACGATTTCCCAACTGTACGATCCTGAAAAAGAAATGTTTTTGCCTGATCGTTTTGTCAAAGGCACCTGCCCTAAATGTCACTCAGAAGACCAATATGGTGATAACTGTGATGCCTGTGGCGAAACCTACAGCCCGACAGACTTGATCAATCCAAAGTCTGCCGTGTCCGGTGCAACACCAGTCATGAAAGATTCTGAGCATTTCTTCTTTGATTTACCCCAATTTGCAGACATGCTGAAAGCGTGGACACGTTCTGGTTCTTTACAAACAGAAATGGCGAATAAAATGCAGGAATGGTTTGAATCCGGTCTGCAACAGTGGGACATCTCACGCGATGCGCCCTATTTCGGTTTTGAGATCCCGGGCGAAAGCGGTAAATATTTCTATGTCTGGCTCGATGCACCGATCGGTTACATGGGGTCGTTTAAGAATTTATGTGATCGACGCGATGATCTGGATTTTGACGAATACTGGCACAAAAACAGTCAGGCTGAACTTTACCACTTCATCGGTAAAGATATTGTCTACTTCCACAGCCTGTTCTGGCCTGCGATGTTGGAAGGCTCCGGTTTCCGTAAGCCGGACAACGTGTACGTTCACGGCTATGTCACCGTCAATGGCGCGAAGATGTCTAAGTCTAAAGGAACATTCATCAAAGCGAGAACCTATTTAGACCATCTTGACCCAGAGTGCTTGCGTTACTACTACGCAGCCAAACTCAATAACCGCATTGATGACCTCGACTTGAATCTGGAAGATTTCACCCAACGGGTGAACTCAGATATCGTCAATAAAATCGTCAATCTTGCGTCACGCAATGCAGGTTTTATCAACAAACGTTTTGCAGGGCAACTGGCAGCGACTTGCGTCGAACCAGAGCTGTATCAGACATTTATTGATGCTGCTGAACATATCGGTGAACTGTATGAGAACCGAGAGTTTAGCCGGGCAATCCGAGAAATTACCGCACTGGCGGATAAAGCCAACCAATATGTTGATGAAAAAGCGCCATGGGTGATTGCCAAACAGGAAGGAAAAGAACAGGAGCTTCAAGCGATCTGTTCAATGGGCCTCAACCTGTTCCGCGTCCTGATGACTTACCTCAAACCTGTGATGCCAGCGCTGGCAGCCCGTAGTGAAGCATTCCTCAATCAAACGCTGAGCTGGGATGCCATCCAACACCCCTTGGTTGATCATGAGATTGCGACGTTTAAAGCCCTCTTCAGCCGCATCGATCCGAAACAGATTGAGGCGATGATCGACGCTTCCAAAGAAGCGGTTGAGGCCGAAAGAGCCATCATTCAGGCATCCGCTCAGGAAGAGACGGAACTCAGCAAAGATCCAATCGCCCCAGAAATCGAATTCGATGATTTCGCCAAAGTTGATCTCCGCATTGCGAAGATCTTATCTTGTGAAGCAGTTCCCAAAGCGAATAAGCTACTCAAGTTCCAGTTGGATATCGGTGGTGAGGTTCGTCAGGTTTTTTCCGGTATCAAAGCCGCTTATCAGCCTGAAGAGCTCGTGGGTAAATATACCGTGATGGTTGCCAACCTGAAGCCGCGAAAAATGAAGTTTGGCATGTCTGAAGGGATGATTCTCGCTGCGGGTCCGGGTGGAAAAGAGCTCTGGATACTTGAACCGCACGAAGGTGCCCGTCCGGGTATGCGCGTTATGTAA
- a CDS encoding CBS domain-containing protein has translation MESLKVRHYMTQHSITFKADMSLSAALERVIEFNDFFSGPVIDDHGRVIGFLSEQDLLDKLVKVSYFCQDSHMVGDCMTQVVDTVSPDLPVIELADHMRDGRSTYPVVEDGRLVGVINRRAVLKAINKNLHSCFKRQV, from the coding sequence ATGGAATCACTCAAAGTTAGACATTATATGACACAGCATTCGATTACCTTCAAAGCTGATATGTCATTATCTGCCGCATTGGAAAGAGTCATTGAGTTTAATGATTTTTTTAGTGGCCCGGTGATTGATGATCATGGCAGAGTGATTGGTTTTTTATCGGAGCAGGATCTACTTGATAAGTTGGTGAAAGTCAGTTATTTCTGTCAGGACTCCCATATGGTGGGTGACTGCATGACACAAGTGGTTGATACCGTCAGCCCTGATTTACCGGTTATTGAGTTAGCCGATCATATGCGTGATGGTCGCTCAACCTATCCTGTGGTTGAAGACGGGCGATTAGTGGGTGTGATTAATCGACGGGCTGTACTGAAAGCGATTAATAAAAACCTTCATAGTTGCTTTAAACGTCAGGTATAA
- the luxU gene encoding quorum-sensing phosphorelay protein LuxU: MSEIMNQETISSLSREIGEENIPVLLDIFLGELENYQATLSESEGPEQLELLKEISHALKSSAASFGADRLCAMAIDIDTRGKQGLLLNTKQEKQNLIKQLRETYTSYMSLVEHES; the protein is encoded by the coding sequence ATGAGTGAAATCATGAATCAAGAAACGATTTCGTCATTGTCACGGGAAATAGGAGAGGAGAATATTCCTGTGCTACTGGATATTTTCCTCGGTGAATTAGAAAACTATCAGGCGACGTTATCGGAAAGTGAAGGACCAGAACAGCTTGAGCTGTTGAAAGAGATCAGTCATGCACTCAAAAGCAGTGCTGCGAGTTTTGGCGCTGATCGTTTATGTGCGATGGCGATTGACATCGATACCCGCGGGAAACAAGGATTACTGCTCAATACCAAACAGGAAAAGCAGAACTTGATCAAACAGCTCCGCGAGACATATACATCCTATATGAGTTTAGTTGAGCATGAGTCTTAG
- the udk gene encoding uridine kinase: protein MSDHNQCVIIGIAGASASGKSLIASTIYRELRAKVGDHQIGVITEDRYYKDQSHLSMAQRVKTNYDHPSALDHDLLCEHLQQLVQGESVDVPEYSYTEHTRTDNTQHMNPKKVIILEGILLLTEPRLRALMHATIFMDTPLDICLLRRVKRDVEERGRTLDSVLKQYQETVRPMFLQFIEPSKQHADIIVPRGGKNRIAIDVLKAHIAKLLKS, encoded by the coding sequence ATGTCTGATCACAATCAATGCGTCATTATCGGGATTGCTGGCGCTTCTGCCTCAGGGAAAAGTCTTATCGCGAGTACCATATATCGTGAATTGCGAGCCAAAGTCGGCGATCACCAAATCGGTGTGATAACCGAAGATCGCTACTATAAGGATCAAAGTCATCTGAGCATGGCGCAGCGGGTCAAAACCAATTATGACCATCCGAGTGCGCTGGACCACGATTTGCTATGCGAACATTTACAGCAATTGGTTCAGGGAGAGTCGGTTGATGTCCCCGAATATAGTTATACCGAGCATACCCGCACAGACAATACGCAACATATGAATCCGAAAAAGGTCATTATTCTGGAAGGGATTTTGTTGTTGACTGAGCCGCGTCTGAGAGCATTAATGCACGCGACTATTTTTATGGATACACCTTTAGATATTTGTCTGCTGCGTCGTGTGAAACGTGATGTTGAAGAGCGGGGACGGACGCTGGATTCGGTGTTGAAACAGTATCAGGAAACGGTCAGACCGATGTTTTTGCAGTTTATCGAACCATCGAAACAGCATGCCGATATCATTGTGCCACGTGGCGGGAAAAACCGGATTGCCATTGATGTATTGAAAGCTCATATTGCCAAGTTACTCAAATCTTGA
- the moaB gene encoding molybdenum cofactor biosynthesis protein B — MGHAQTEFRPAKIAVLTVSDTRTEENDTSGGYLAEQLQQAGHQLMDKQIVVDDRYKIRAIVSQWIADEGVQVVLITGGTGFTSRDSTPEALTPLFDKQVEGFGELFRMVSYEEIGTSTIQSRALAGFANHTVIFAMPGSTGACKTAWTKIIGQQLDASHQPCNFMPHL, encoded by the coding sequence ATGGGACATGCACAAACTGAATTCAGACCGGCAAAAATTGCGGTCTTAACCGTTTCTGATACGAGAACGGAGGAAAATGATACATCCGGTGGCTATTTGGCTGAACAACTTCAGCAAGCCGGGCATCAGCTCATGGATAAACAGATAGTGGTTGATGATCGTTATAAAATTCGGGCGATTGTTTCCCAGTGGATCGCGGATGAAGGTGTTCAGGTGGTTTTGATCACTGGTGGGACAGGCTTCACTTCTCGAGACAGTACACCGGAAGCACTGACACCACTATTTGACAAACAAGTGGAAGGATTCGGTGAGTTATTTCGAATGGTTTCTTATGAAGAAATTGGCACTTCGACCATTCAGTCACGGGCGCTTGCCGGCTTTGCCAACCATACGGTTATTTTTGCTATGCCGGGTTCAACGGGTGCCTGTAAGACTGCATGGACAAAAATTATTGGTCAGCAGTTGGATGCATCACATCAACCATGCAATTTTATGCCCCATTTATAA
- the moaE gene encoding molybdopterin synthase catalytic subunit MoaE has product MGYSVAVQHDDFCVEDEYQALSQGDDAGAVVTFVGKVRDMNLGNQVTGLHLEHYPGMTEKALNTICEQALQRWPLLAIRVIHRIGDLAIGAQIVFVGVSSHHRDAAFAASAFIMDTLKTQAPFWKKETTRSGERWLESRDSDRVAAEKWQ; this is encoded by the coding sequence ATGGGATACTCAGTTGCTGTCCAACACGATGATTTTTGTGTTGAAGATGAATATCAGGCATTGTCTCAGGGAGACGATGCTGGTGCGGTTGTTACGTTTGTCGGCAAAGTTCGGGATATGAATCTGGGTAATCAGGTGACAGGATTACATCTTGAACATTATCCCGGAATGACAGAAAAAGCGCTGAATACCATTTGTGAGCAAGCGTTACAACGCTGGCCTTTATTGGCAATTCGCGTGATTCACCGCATCGGTGATTTGGCGATTGGTGCGCAAATTGTGTTTGTCGGTGTCAGTAGTCACCATCGCGATGCGGCATTTGCCGCCAGTGCCTTTATTATGGATACACTGAAGACTCAGGCTCCTTTCTGGAAGAAAGAGACAACGCGTAGCGGAGAACGCTGGTTAGAGAGTCGAGATTCGGATCGAGTAGCTGCTGAAAAATGGCAGTAA
- the yvcK gene encoding uridine diphosphate-N-acetylglucosamine-binding protein YvcK, whose amino-acid sequence MNSYQKRLYQEKKVVAIGGGHGLGRVLAAIRDFGPNATGIVATTDNGGSTGRIRHCQGGIAWGDTRNCINQLITEPSTASMMFEYRFRGQGELDGHNLGNLMLTALGDLSVRPLEAINLVRTLLNVSINILPMSEHPADLSAHTIDGNIVTGETSVDEMTEELIRLELSPQVPATHEAIEAIDHADAILLGPGSFLTSIMPPLLLPELGKAIAKNRRAILIYIDNLAPEYGPAQKMDLNRKLIWCQRACGGRLADLILCETPPDQHPTDCRIITRNLASPDKGWRHEREKLKQVIEEQLINELYHK is encoded by the coding sequence ATGAATTCTTATCAAAAAAGACTCTATCAAGAGAAAAAAGTTGTTGCGATTGGCGGAGGACATGGACTCGGGCGTGTATTGGCTGCCATTCGTGATTTTGGTCCCAATGCAACCGGCATTGTTGCGACAACGGACAACGGGGGATCGACAGGTCGGATTCGCCACTGTCAGGGCGGTATTGCCTGGGGGGACACCCGGAATTGTATCAACCAGTTGATTACCGAACCCTCAACCGCTTCGATGATGTTTGAATATCGGTTTCGAGGACAAGGTGAACTTGATGGGCATAATTTAGGTAATCTGATGCTAACAGCGTTAGGTGACTTATCCGTCCGGCCGCTTGAAGCGATTAATTTGGTTCGCACCCTGCTGAATGTATCAATCAATATTCTGCCAATGTCAGAACACCCGGCCGATCTCTCCGCTCATACCATAGATGGCAACATCGTCACTGGAGAAACCAGTGTGGATGAAATGACCGAAGAACTCATACGGCTAGAGCTTTCTCCACAAGTACCGGCAACTCATGAAGCGATCGAAGCGATTGATCATGCGGATGCAATTCTGCTTGGCCCCGGTAGTTTCTTGACCAGCATTATGCCGCCATTACTACTGCCTGAATTGGGCAAAGCCATTGCGAAAAACCGCCGGGCCATCCTGATTTATATTGACAACCTCGCCCCGGAATACGGGCCGGCTCAAAAGATGGATCTCAACCGCAAACTCATTTGGTGCCAACGGGCTTGTGGCGGACGACTGGCTGATCTGATTTTATGTGAGACACCACCAGACCAACATCCCACAGATTGTCGGATTATCACTCGTAACCTTGCCTCCCCGGATAAAGGATGGCGTCACGAACGGGAAAAACTAAAACAGGTCATAGAAGAACAACTCATCAACGAGCTGTATCACAAATAA
- the moaD gene encoding molybdopterin synthase sulfur carrier subunit produces the protein MIKVLFFAQTRELVGQAELELPCTFATLDALRCDLAKRSEKWALAMNADRLLAAINQTIVSLDTAIDDGDEIAFFPPVTGG, from the coding sequence ATGATTAAAGTACTATTTTTTGCTCAGACCCGAGAGCTCGTCGGGCAGGCAGAACTTGAATTACCATGTACGTTTGCAACCCTTGATGCGCTGAGGTGTGATTTGGCGAAGCGCTCAGAGAAGTGGGCGTTAGCAATGAACGCTGATCGTTTATTGGCTGCAATCAATCAAACCATCGTGTCACTGGATACTGCGATTGATGATGGTGATGAAATTGCGTTTTTCCCACCAGTGACAGGCGGTTGA
- the moaA gene encoding GTP 3',8-cyclase MoaA has product MAQFEDSFQRKFYYLRLSLTDVCNFKCTYCLPDGYQAEAQRPQFLSLPEIQRVVTAFASCGTSKVRLTGGEPTLRRDFTDIINLVSSTPGIEQVAMTTNGFRLAKSAAEWRQAGLTNINVSVDSLDPRMFYQITGENKYRQVMDGIEQALAVGFSQVKVNVVLLKGLNDRQLPAFLDWIRDLPIQLRFIELMQTGTMDDLFQRHHVSGQAVYQQLLGEGWIPRVRACHDGPAKVLTHPDYQGELGFIMPYEKDFCASCNRLRVSAKGKLHLCLFGEAGIELRDLLQQDEQQSALIERIQQALGEKAVSHFLHEGHAGMTPHLASIGG; this is encoded by the coding sequence ATGGCTCAATTTGAAGATAGCTTTCAGCGTAAATTTTACTATTTACGTCTGTCGTTGACGGACGTATGCAATTTTAAATGTACCTACTGTTTGCCGGACGGATATCAGGCAGAGGCTCAGCGGCCTCAGTTTTTATCGTTACCGGAAATTCAGCGGGTTGTCACCGCATTCGCAAGTTGCGGGACCTCTAAGGTGCGGCTAACCGGTGGTGAGCCGACACTCCGTCGGGATTTTACCGATATCATCAATCTCGTCTCTTCTACACCCGGCATTGAACAAGTGGCAATGACCACCAACGGGTTCCGTCTGGCAAAATCAGCAGCGGAATGGCGTCAGGCTGGGTTGACCAATATTAATGTCAGTGTTGATAGCCTCGATCCGAGGATGTTCTATCAGATTACCGGTGAAAATAAATATCGGCAGGTCATGGACGGTATAGAACAGGCGTTGGCGGTCGGTTTTTCTCAAGTCAAAGTGAACGTCGTCTTATTGAAGGGGCTAAATGACCGTCAGTTGCCCGCATTTCTGGATTGGATTCGTGATTTGCCCATCCAGCTCCGTTTTATTGAATTGATGCAGACCGGAACGATGGATGACCTCTTCCAGCGGCATCATGTTTCGGGGCAGGCCGTTTATCAGCAACTACTCGGTGAAGGATGGATCCCGAGGGTGCGCGCTTGTCATGATGGACCCGCTAAAGTTTTAACGCATCCCGACTATCAGGGAGAACTCGGTTTCATCATGCCTTATGAAAAAGATTTCTGTGCGAGCTGCAATCGCCTGCGCGTTTCAGCGAAAGGCAAGCTGCATCTATGTCTGTTTGGTGAAGCGGGGATTGAATTGCGTGATTTACTTCAGCAAGACGAGCAGCAGTCAGCACTGATTGAGCGGATTCAGCAGGCTCTGGGTGAAAAGGCCGTGAGTCATTTCTTACATGAGGGTCACGCGGGTATGACGCCCCACTTAGCATCGATTGGCGGTTAG
- the apbC gene encoding iron-sulfur cluster carrier protein ApbC has product MRQLTPPQQLCIWLNQFSHPCLHSDWASQPGLVYTHEDDRYHIELPFAANTLADELRQWIAAQDERPVAGDIGVHIVPKTLQTQVASPVKGVKNIIAVTSGKGGVGKSTTAVNLALGLAASHARVGILDADIYGPSVPMMLGTVHAELAVRDERWMQPVLSHGLYSHSIGYLMSQDDAAVWRGPMASKAFQQLLNETEWPSLDYLVVDMPPGTGDIQLTLSQQMPLTGAVVVTTPQDLALADARKGVAMFEKVNVPVVGLVENMSYHICSQCGHREDLFGTGGAEKMAQEYGLSLLAQIPLHRQVREDIDTGCPTVVARPASEHSQLYLAMAERVASHLYWHGQVIPDAIPFTHLK; this is encoded by the coding sequence ATGCGGCAGCTTACACCTCCCCAACAACTCTGTATCTGGTTGAATCAATTTTCTCACCCTTGTTTGCATTCCGATTGGGCATCCCAACCGGGGCTGGTTTACACCCATGAAGATGACCGCTATCACATTGAACTCCCTTTTGCTGCGAATACGTTGGCGGACGAGCTACGTCAATGGATTGCAGCGCAAGACGAACGACCGGTTGCCGGTGACATTGGTGTCCACATCGTGCCGAAAACCTTGCAGACCCAAGTCGCGTCTCCCGTCAAAGGGGTCAAAAATATTATTGCAGTCACCTCTGGGAAAGGAGGCGTCGGTAAATCCACAACCGCTGTGAATCTGGCTTTGGGTCTGGCTGCCTCTCATGCCCGCGTCGGAATCTTGGATGCAGATATCTATGGGCCATCGGTTCCGATGATGTTAGGGACTGTCCATGCGGAACTGGCGGTACGCGATGAACGTTGGATGCAACCGGTTCTGTCACACGGCCTGTATTCACATTCGATCGGCTATCTGATGAGTCAGGATGATGCCGCTGTATGGCGGGGCCCAATGGCCTCCAAAGCGTTCCAGCAACTACTCAATGAGACCGAATGGCCGTCGTTGGATTATTTGGTGGTGGACATGCCCCCGGGCACCGGAGACATCCAACTTACCTTGTCACAGCAGATGCCACTGACTGGCGCAGTCGTGGTCACCACACCTCAAGATTTGGCTCTCGCGGATGCCCGCAAAGGTGTTGCGATGTTTGAAAAGGTCAATGTCCCTGTGGTCGGGTTGGTCGAGAATATGAGTTATCACATCTGTAGTCAGTGTGGTCACCGTGAAGACCTCTTCGGGACGGGCGGGGCTGAGAAAATGGCGCAGGAATATGGTTTGAGTCTATTGGCACAAATTCCATTGCATCGGCAGGTTCGTGAAGATATTGATACCGGTTGCCCAACCGTTGTCGCACGACCTGCAAGCGAGCATTCTCAGCTTTATCTGGCAATGGCTGAACGGGTTGCCAGCCATTTGTATTGGCATGGTCAGGTGATCCCGGATGCGATTCCCTTCACTCATCTGAAATGA
- the udp gene encoding uridine phosphorylase, which translates to MSDKVFHLGVTQEDLNGATLAILPGDPERVKKIADQMDSPEFLASHREFTLYRAKVEGKPVIVCSTGIGGPSTSIAVEELAQLGVRSFLRVGTTGAIQPNIQIGDIIVTTGAVRLDGASLHFAPMEFPAVSDFAAMSALKQAADDQGIPVHTGITASSDTFYPGQERYDTYSGRVTRRFQGSVDEWQAMGVMNFEMESATLFTMCASSGLQAGCVGGVIINRTLKEIPDHAVVKEVEAKSIRVVVKAAALLLA; encoded by the coding sequence ATGTCAGATAAAGTTTTTCATCTCGGAGTCACGCAAGAAGATCTGAATGGTGCAACACTGGCGATATTGCCCGGTGACCCTGAACGCGTTAAGAAAATTGCTGACCAGATGGATTCCCCAGAATTTTTGGCGAGTCATCGTGAATTTACCCTGTATCGCGCAAAAGTTGAGGGTAAACCTGTCATTGTTTGTTCAACCGGTATCGGTGGGCCATCCACTTCAATTGCGGTAGAAGAGTTGGCACAGTTAGGCGTTCGCAGCTTCTTACGTGTTGGTACAACAGGGGCAATTCAGCCCAATATTCAGATCGGGGATATCATTGTGACAACCGGTGCTGTCCGGTTAGATGGTGCAAGTCTGCATTTTGCACCGATGGAATTTCCGGCTGTTTCAGATTTTGCCGCGATGAGCGCACTCAAACAGGCTGCTGATGACCAAGGAATCCCGGTCCATACGGGAATTACGGCTTCGAGTGACACATTCTATCCGGGTCAGGAGCGTTACGACACGTATTCTGGTCGGGTGACGCGTCGTTTTCAGGGCTCTGTTGATGAGTGGCAAGCGATGGGTGTGATGAACTTTGAGATGGAATCCGCAACGCTGTTTACGATGTGCGCCAGTTCTGGTTTGCAAGCCGGATGTGTGGGAGGGGTGATTATCAACCGAACACTCAAAGAAATCCCGGATCATGCTGTTGTCAAAGAAGTGGAAGCAAAATCAATCCGTGTTGTTGTGAAAGCTGCAGCGCTCTTGCTCGCTTGA